In Pirellula sp. SH-Sr6A, the DNA window CGCAACTGGGTGTCGCTCATCATGCCTTGGATTTTTCCGGTCAACCGCCGTTCGGTTTCATGGGCACCTTCGCCGACGCTGCCGAATTGCGTGTCCGCTTCGTCGACAAAGATGACAACCTTCTCCAAGGCCTCGAGCACCCGACGCAACCGCTCGAAAATCACATCGGTTTGTCCAAACCATTGACTTCGAATGTTTTTGAGAACCAACACCGGCATGTCCAACTCCGCTGCGACGGCTTCGAAGATAAATGTCTTTCCTCCCCCGATCGGGCCCGCAATGGCCGCCCCCGGAAGGGCGCGATCGTCAGGTAGCTTCATGCGGGGTATCAAATACGAATGGAGGAACTCTTTCAGTTTGGAAAAGCCCACGCAATCAGAGAGTCGATGCATCGGTTTTTTGAATTCAATGACGTCCTCACCAAGCTGACCTTGAATAAACGCTTCCACTTGCTTGGTCGTGTCGGTTCGCGTCACAGGCTTTTGAAGATAATCCGCAGAAAGCAAAAGCTGTCTCATGGCGTGCAGGCTCAACCCTGCAATCGCAATTCCCACCAAATCTGGATCATGCTTTTGGCCAGAAAGATTCGCAGCGCTATGAACCGTAATGAAGTGCTGACGAGCCGCTAGATCCGGTGCTGGGATCTCCACACTAAGAACTTGAGGAAGCCGCGATACACGAGGGTGGATTTGGCTTCGCGATTCCGCGATGAGAACGACCGCATCCCGACCGCTGAAGAACGCCGGATCGCTAAACCAATCCGTGACAATCGCGATGCGCCGAAGTTGCGCGTCGTTCATCCTGGCTACATCGCCGTCTCCCGCAGGTAAGAGCATATCCGCCCCCTCGATGAAGATCAGCAGATTCTCTTTCAAGCAAGTTCGGGAGCAGATGGTCAGCTGCCTCAGAAATTCAAGTGCCTGCGTCGCATTGCCGATGGCGTCCCGAAGATATTGGTCGAACTCGCGACGTCGCAATTCGAACCGACTTCCATCTTGGAGCACTTCACGCATCGCGATCGCGTCGACGGCCACCCCGTTCTTCCATGCGGTCCAAGCTTCGCGGAGTCGGTTGCGATCTTCGTCGCTCAACCGAACTGGTCC includes these proteins:
- a CDS encoding AAA family ATPase — encoded protein: MSQSSPVQLPTNDLPAASYPFFSQLARVLNSGQSRSVVLSGNIYDLYFDGKQYVPILPFLVSKTQVAGLIQVVYELNGPVRLSDEDRNRLREAWTAWKNGVAVDAIAMREVLQDGSRFELRRREFDQYLRDAIGNATQALEFLRQLTICSRTCLKENLLIFIEGADMLLPAGDGDVARMNDAQLRRIAIVTDWFSDPAFFSGRDAVVLIAESRSQIHPRVSRLPQVLSVEIPAPDLAARQHFITVHSAANLSGQKHDPDLVGIAIAGLSLHAMRQLLLSADYLQKPVTRTDTTKQVEAFIQGQLGEDVIEFKKPMHRLSDCVGFSKLKEFLHSYLIPRMKLPDDRALPGAAIAGPIGGGKTFIFEAVAAELDMPVLVLKNIRSQWFGQTDVIFERLRRVLEALEKVVIFVDEADTQFGSVGEGAHETERRLTGKIQGMMSDTQLRGKVIWLLMTARIHLLSPDIRRPGRVGDLIIPILDPTGEDRKDFIRWMIGPTGMLNESLVDWLDREGLEQDYSSAGFAALRSQFKAIPPKDEEELKSMIRDFIQPAIKQTRRYQTLQALVNCTRRSLLPDPNITEEDREAMEREIRALELEGIR